ctgttcagcaatttttggttttttacgaagttactgttcacggttactgttcatgtattactgtacaaatacacaaaataatacgtatttctgtacgtacacatattgtttacgtatttctgtacgtatacataatgtttacgtatttctgtatatatacatactgtttatgtacgtatacataatgtttacgtatttctgtacgtatacatactattcaaatgtaaatacaatctcagtaaataaaatttactaaattaccttttacaaattactttttacaattactgaaagtaatttatatttatatttaccgtacgtaaaatttaatttacatttaccgtacgtaaataaaatttacttttacatttaccgtacgtaagtaaattaccaaaatacccttctagAATActgttcacaccgccgcacgtggcggcgcgtgcggtacacgcgccacctccggcaggtcgcgcgtggggcccacgcgccgactcCGACACCGGAGCGTATCACGTCACCTCCGCCCTAAAAAccatcctctcctcctcctccaccttccTACGGTCTCCGATCACTCCTAAGCTACCCCACGcacccccacgcgccgcctctaggcggcggtaaccctctcCTCCATCCACCTCCGATTCTCCACAAAAACCTCCACAATCAatccaacaacatcacaactcATTCAATTACACAACCATTACCTCTATCACGCCGTGGAAGCACCGGAGGATCGCCGACGAGCTTGAACCAGTCGATCTGGGCTCGGTGATGTGCAGTGAGTCTCCACGACGGCGAGAGACagtgcgtcgacctcggggtcgactgCAGGAGGTCGTGCGACGCTCGCTGTGCTGGCGGTGTGGCTCACGGAGGTGCGGTGGTGGAGAATCGGCGAAGGAGTGAGATCGGTGAGGGAgagggaaagagagaaagggagctcgggccgagagagagagagagggaggtggaagtgaagagagagatagggttttccaattatggaaaccctaatctcataattactctatttatactagtttccaaatcggaaactaacttccgacgttaataacttttacataaatCGTCCGACTAGAAAGCGTCACAtacccacgaactcgtatcgacgagctctacaactttcgtgaaggaagtttttacaaacgagcgacggaataaaagtcgacatatacgttgcggaaacgtaacgtttctctaattaaacgttccgagaacgtttccgtttctcgtttcataacgtcgcaaccaatcacattcattttaattaaaattcgcaattttaatagaattcaaatcaaactaatattgtttgaaattttagggttattacattttttGTAGGTCATTTTATGTAGGGGTGTCATCTCTGGAAGAAGGTTTACCAGCTTCTCAGTGCTGCACTTTCCGTGGCAGTGTAGCAAAGCTAGATGTTAGAACTGGTGCAGTCATATGGCGGACTTATATGCTACCGGACAACGGCGGTAGATTGAACGGTTACTCAGGAGCTGCAGTATGGGGAAGCAGTCCTTCTATAGATGTGCTGCGGAGACATGTCTATGTAGCAACTGGGAACCTCTACACAGCTCCACCTGAGGTGCTTGAATGCCAAGAGAGACAGAATAACCAGACAGGAACACCTACACAGCCTGACCAGTGCACCGGTCCAGATATCCACTTCAACTCAATCCTAGCATTGGATCTTGTTACCGGCAGGATTGTATGGTCTAGGCAGCTAGGTGGTTACGACATTTTCTACTTTGCTTGTTTGATACCGAACAACCCCGACTGCCCACCAGGACCTAATGATGATGCTGACTTTGGAGAGGCACCGATGATGCTTACCATACGCCCTAACAGAACAAGACGCGATGTTGTGGTGGCTGTGCAGAAGAGTGGGTTTGCTTGGGCTCTAGACAGTAACGATGGAAATATTGTCTGGTTCAAGGTAAGCTGCTTCTTGCAAAATATAGATAGGTTTTTATGCTCTGATAGACAACTAAACTAAGCTGAAATTTGCAGTCAGCAGGACCAGGTAGCAATGAAGGAGGTGGGATATGGGGTGCAGCCACAGATGGTAAAAGGGTGTACACGAACATTGCCAATGGCCAACGACAGAGGTTCACTCTAGCACCATCAAACCTAACAACAACAGCCGGAGCATGGGTGGCTCTGGATTCGGATACCGGGAAGATTCTGTGGACAACCGCAAACCCAAGCAACGACAGTGCTCTGGGACCTGTTACAGTAGCCAATGGTATTGTGTTTGCTGGGTCTATAGCTTCAAATGGTCCTCTATATGCCATGAATGCGACCACCGGAGAGATTTTGTGGTCAACTATTACCGGTGCTTCAATATACGGGGGCGTTTCAGCAAGCTATGGGTGCATTTACCTAGGAAATGGGTACACAGTTGGCCTGGCTAAGTTTCATCCTACATGGACTGGTGGTACTTCACTGTTTGCTTTATGCGTTGTATGAATGAAAAATCTCTTCCGAGACTTCTTGGAAATGTGAATAATCAACATGTTTTCTAGGAACAAAGATGAAAATAAACCATTTCAATGGGATGGAATTTTCAGTGGTCTGCTGGTAGTTACTATGTTTACAGTTTACTAGTCAGTTTTCCATGTAGATGCAACACATGTGAGATCCTCTGATATCAACATAGTAATTTCCATTAGAAAACCGAAGAATTTAACATGCACTGAAAATCAGAAACACAAGGCCTCATAATATAGATAAGACGTAAGAGTATCAGTAACATCAAGCAGCAAGATCTACATAACAGACACTACTGTCAAAGAAGAGAACAAACTAGCTAGAAATTTAAAACACACCTATTACTTAACAAAATAGATCGCGGTGCTGGTAACAATTGTACCTTGGAGCCAACAAGGTTGTATAAAACTTAAAAACTGCAGAGCATCAAATCTTTGTTTTAAATATCTTGTTGCCTGCCTTTGATACATTCCATGCAATACTGCTGCCTAATCCAATTCACCTTCTCCACTCAGGTTGGATCCCCTTATCTGATATTGGCAGTACCAACAATTATATCAAGAAATTTCAAGCGGTTAAAGAAAAGCACCAAAACGAGTATGAATTGAGCTGGTTTTTTGAAAAGACAAGGAAAATGTATATATAGCAAAGATTACCAAGACAATTAATCAATAAGAAAGCAACAAGAAAGTTCAGTATAAAATATCTATCATGGAACTAAACTCTCACTAAGAAACCTAAACAGAGAGGAAACAAAAATGACGAAAAAATGGAAACCAGTcattaaaacaaaatcataaagGAAAAGCACAAGAAAGTCCATAGGTTCACAACTTACCAAAACCATCCCTTGAAGATGAAAATGATCTGTCAGTTCTGATTACTCCTTTGCCTTGAACCAATTTTTGCGCTCGTGGAGAAAGTAAACTTAACTTGGTGTTGGTTGAAGACGACAGAGAATGTCGTCTGGTCAAAAGATTCTTCTCAACCATGTCTCGTGCAAACCTGGGAGAGCCCTGTCCTTTCAGCCTAGCTCTGGCAGATTCAGTTGGTGCCATGTAACTTGGAACTCTTGGTGTGGTCTGAACCCCATTCTCCTGATGCTCAAACATCACCGGTAAAGACGCCCTTCTCAGGCTGGTTTTCTGGTCCTCGTTACTAATAAAGTTGTCTGAGGTTAGAACCTCATTTAGTGCTTGAACTTCTTCACCTTTTCCGTTGTTCTCCATTGATTGCATGTCACCAGAAGAATGGTCGCCTAAACTTTGCAATGTCTCATTTGTTGGTGTCAGTTCCATACATTTTTCTAGATCAGACTGTTTGGGGTCAGCAACATCGACTTGTTCCATCTTTGGAGAAATCTCACTAGTGCATGGCTCTGAGTCATCAAGAGCAGCAGGAACTATAATTGTTTCTGTACCGTGCTTTGGTATCTCTTTAACAACCTCTGACGGAACCTCCTCCTTGGAATCAGAAACCTTCTTTGTGTGACCAGAAACCTCCTCAGGATCACAAACCTTCTCTGCCTGACCAGAAATCTCCTCCCTGGAATTAGATACCTTTTTGGGATCAGAGACCTTGCAATTAGAAACCTCCTTGGGACCAGAGACTTTTCTAACATTACTTTTGACCTTCTCAACTCCATTCTGTTGATGTCCCTGAACTGAGTTCACTGGATGGGTTGAAACTTTCCTCATATTTTGTTTAGGCTTCTCAGAATCTGAAGTGACACGAGTTGGGCCATTTTCATTGGACAGTCTCCGGACAGTTCTTTTTGGCTTAGCTGGTTCAGTTTCTACTGTCTGAATCTTCTTGTATTTTCCACGAGTCTTCAAATCaggttttttctttaattgtaaaACAGGTTCCCAAAAGCATGATCTGGTCCAGCGGTCAAGCCATACCAATGATGAGTTCGGGTCCTCTGGTTCATATTGGAGACGTAGAGGAATAGCAGTAGGCAATGATGCCAGAAGCTGAAAGTGAAAATTCATAATCAATTGCAAAGTTTGATTCAGCAGTGCAAGTACCAAAAAGGTACATGATATAATCATCTATCATGTCCCCTCCAATAAAAACACCTAACTGCCAGTGTTATTAAGTAGCTTTGAAACTTGTGTTTCAAGGCATAAGTATCATGACTCTCCATATTCAGGTAGGAACACAAACGTTCTTGCCATAGAATATATGCCTAGGGGTTCACTTCTACAGTGCGGTACCCGAAAACATTACATCCCGACATCTGAATAGATGTAACGCACTAAGTCTCACATTGACATAACAGAATCGCTtcctaataatatatataaatataccaATACAAGCCACCAAACTATAGCGTGGCTACCTTAGTTATGACATACTATTTCACATGGTAACAGCAACTCCTTTAAAACTAAATAGCACCGACCACATGTTCAAAAAATTTATTGGTataaaacacaaaattgaaatcatAAGTAAACTTGATATACCCTTGTAGACATGTGAAACTTCCATACTCATATAGTCATAGACAAGTAGAAAGATAAGCACCTTCTAAAGTGGGAAGAAGAGCACAGTGCCAACCATAGTATTAATGCATTAGCCATATGATTCAGATTGTGTATCACGGACTCCCAAGCTAAATTCATTCAACTTTCCATAATGAAAATTTAAGAAATGTATCTTTATAAGTAAATAAACATGTCAGGGAAGAAAAATTTAGGTACTCACCTTCTGAGCAAAAGCATATTTTGAAAGCCTCTCCACCTGGGAAGATGCACTTACACCAGAGTAATCAAAACATGTATCACCCTGATGCATATAACAATGTTAGTGGATGCCAAAAGGATATAATTAAAGTTAAAAAAGCACAGCATGAAACAATAAAGCCCTCTCAAAATGTTGGAAACACATCAGCATTATATACGCAATATAAACTAGCAGTCATATCATGTATGAGACTTGCATATTACCTCAAATGTATGTTGATTTATCAATATCACCGATACACATAGCTATTACTTCATATCCATTATCAGAACATGTTTGGCATGAAGTATATACACtatacttttgcaatttgctCCAATCGAAAAGCATTGACAAAAAGCTCTAgcaaaatgaaattgaaaaggtaACCAGAATTCACCTGATATATTCTATGCACCGCAACCCCAATATCAGATTTTCTAACATGCTGACCACGAATCAGTGCTTGAAACTTTACAATCCCCTGGACACATAATAATGTGGATACAGCCTGCCTTCTAACCAGATGACCACGAATAAGTGCTTGCAGCCTTATGATGCCCTTGAGGGTTCGATATGCACGGCGAGCCTTCAACAATAATTAAGCAAATCATCAGTAGCCATAAGTGCGGACAGAAACACAATACTAAGAATCCCATAACACACATTACTTAGCATGAATATCAACAATAAGCAGAAAATTAATGAGTTAAGTACCACATATCCTCTATAAGCACTCTGTGCCTTGGTGGCAGCTTTCTCTCGCTTGATTCTCTGAGGTTCCTGAGACCCTGAACTAGACATATCTTGTGTCTGCCCGTCTTCCTTTGCCAATGCAAGTGTAATTTCACCATTTGGTACTTCAGCAGCTGCCCTGATTTCTGACTCGACTCCTCTACTAGTAACAACCGTCTCAACCAATGGCGGTGATATCACCGGTGCACTGACAGTGAACTCAGGCACAGACAACTTCGAAGACACCACTGTCTCCCTCTTACTTGCAGACTTCTGCGCAAAATAGACAGCACAACATCAGAATTCACATTGCATTCCAATCGCCCGCCGAAAACAGTACAGCAAGCATCTCAGCGGTATTACCTCTTTTCCTTTGGACGATTTCTTCCCGAGAAGCAAATTCTTGATCCATTTCCCCGGCGTCTTCCCCATCGCAAAAAGTCAAATCCAGCTCCTACAGCTCAATGCACACAACCTGCATACACCACATACTCAAATCGAAAAGCTATACGGCCGAAAAGATACCGAATCAGATGGAATCTGGACCAAAATTCCATTAAAATATACTGAATTAAAAACTCTACCATTCACATTACCGTTATAAAATAGAACTACAAAATtagaataaattaaataattaaaatataataaatcgTAGTGAGGGTTTAGTATGAAAAGCAAGAATGTACATTGAGGAAACAGACCTAAAACACAAAGCATAAATCCATCGCAAGATTGAGCTTCACTCGATCTGAGTGTGAGCTCAAACCCTAGGTACAGCAAACGAGGAGAAACGAGAAAATGGAAGGAGAAAAGTACCATAAGGCGAAGAATGCGACGCCGTTTTGGTTATTCCGGTGCGAAATCGATTGGGTCAGTGCTCGGCGCTGCCGACTGAGCTCTGCTTACTGTTCGAACCCAGCTGGAATTTTTGTTTGGCTAAATTGGAAAGTGTAGTGAAAACTAGAGAAGTGGGGGTGTGTATCCGCCAAAGGAGAGGAGAATACGGCGTCGTTTTGATGGTGGGCGGATATCGTGTGGACCTCGGTGAAATTTGAGTTGGCCCAAATAAGGGCCCAAATTAAATTCAGATGGCATCTGAACTCTCAAGTAGGGCGCACTTGCTTTATCTTCTTAATGAATAAAGTACATTATTCGTAAGCTGATGTGCATATATGGTTTTGGAAATTAGGGTTTGGAAAATTGTTTGTGTGTCAATTATATGTTTGATAGTCACATCAAACCTGTTAAGAAAAGTCTGACTTTTTAAGTCCAAACATCCCTCtcataaatgaaaaataaatcgGAATCTTTATAGTTTATACGTAAATTACCTTAATATAAGTTACCTTTTGCAGTATAATTAAGTAGACATAAGCATATGGTTGCTTCCACCTCAAGTGTTACTATCTTAGTGCTTATACTTATGATAAAACGAACTTTTCTAAACTTTGTAATATTCTAAGATTGGAGGAGCCAATAATGGATTTTTAGCCTCCAAGCTAGGCTTCATTATTGATTATTGATAATTATTTCCCATAATTAAAAGCTTGAAAATGATGTGAGGATAAGCCTTCTTATTTCAAGCATCTTTGTTTGCTAGATGATCAATTACTCATCTCATCATTCATGGATCAAACTTTTCCGAATAATTGGTACATTATATGCAAGTAGACTTTCATTATCAGTGTTAACTtttattaatttcttctttctctccagAGTCCAGATTCCATAACAAAtcgtctttttgcaaattggAGCAAACCCTGTTTCCATACGAAAGAACAAAACACGCTAACACAGATAGGTAGAAACAAATGTCAGCTGGCAAAGAGAGGATTTGGTGTAGCTAAACCCCTTATTAATCTAAGTCATTAATCTTAATTTGCATATATTTCCTAATTcccctctcttttcttttgtctcTGACCACCGACAGTCCCACAGAACCTCAGCGGGCTTCAAGCTCCGTAACACAAAACGACATACGTATTAGTCGTCATACCACACTGAGCTGGATGATTCCGATGGGAGTGACACCGACGCATGGCCCTTATGGTCATAGGCACCATACATGTTTGAAAACTGAAACTACACATCGACATGATATATACGACTCCTTACGACTAATAATAAGCACATTGTATCTTCACGTAAGAGTGGTAAGACTAATCGAACAGTTTTGGTTCTTGCATGAGTTGAAATCACCAGTTGCACCATGATCGATCACTGTTTCTTCGCTGTTCATAGCCATCTCCTTTATTCCTCGTAACTTTATGATCATGCATGATATGATCAACGAGGATTTCATGAGCCTGAAACCTTAAAGGGAAGCTGGCCTAGCTCTATCACGAACTGCACGTGCTACCGGCGCGTGTGTTTCTGATACTACTcgctgggggggggggggtttacCCTAATAAGCGTGGTCAACATCTGGGTTCTCTCAAATCTCAACGTTACGTTTAAATCAGAGCTCAGTTGACTTAAAAGCCAAGCAGTACTGCATGCAGGAAATTTGTTAACGATGAGAAATAAATAAACCCTGAATTTGCTGGGTTTAAAAATATGATAGTTAGTTGGCTCGCATTGTCTCTTTGTACTTGACTCCTCACTTTCCACACTGTCTTTCATGTTCAAGTAGCTCAGAATTTCCAGTCCTTTTCTTTCTGTTCACAATAATGAGAGCTCTGAATCAAAGCTGGGTGCTATTACAGTCTAATCATTAAAACTACGTAAGTAAAATCCTTCCTTGTCATCCCAGTACACCAAACCGAGATCCTTAATTGCTCTCATCTTCTACTAACTCTCCTATTCTATTCATTTCCACAATCAGTTTGATATTCTAAGTAAATCCCAGAAGCTGCTTTTTACTCTAGATTAGGTATAACAGGCAATACCCTTCTTTTATTTATCACGGTTGGTGTTCTGATCACAGTTTGTGCTAGCTTGAAGTTTTTGATTTTCAGTTGAACCCCTGTGGTCGTTGAGTTCAATCCAAGCAATGAAGAATTTCTGCGTTTGTTCGAGTTTGTTGCTAGTGATTTTATCTCTGTTTCCTTCAAGTTCAACAGCTCAGTTAACGGCAACAGAGAGCCGTATCCTGTTCCAAGTGCAAAAGCTTCTTGAGTACCCTCCTGCTCTGCAAGGATGGTTTAACTGGACCAACTTCTGCTACCTTCCTCCTTCTTCATCTCTCAAAATCGTCTGCACCAATAACCGCGTTACAGAATTAACGGTCGTCGGAAACAAGACCTCCCCTTCTCGCCTCCCTCCAAGTTTCGTCATTTCTCAGCCGACTACTCTGTCCAGAAGCTTCTCAATTGATTCATTCTTCACCACCGTAACGAAGCTCTCCAACCTCAAAGTTCTCAACCTCGTGTCTCTAGGCCTTTGGGGCCCGCTGCCGGCGAAGATCAACAGGTTCCGGTCGCTAGAGCAGCTCAACATTAGTTCGAATTCCATCTCCGGCTCTGTTCCTGCTTCACTTGCTTCAATGAAAAATCTGAGGAAGATCAACTTGGCTGATAATATGTTTAATGGGAGTGTCCCGGATCTTGAGGGCTTGGCACTTCTTGAAGAAATCAACTTGGGGAACAATCATATTGGACCTGCGTTTCCATCATTGGGAAATAGCCTTGTAAGTCTTATACTGAGAAATAATTCTGTGAGATCTGAGATTCCCAAAATGTTGACCAGCTTTGATCAGCTGCAGCAGCTGGACCTCTCCTACAATAAGCTTGTTGGTCCTATACCTTCTTTCTTGTTCTCCCTGCCTTCACTTCAGTACCTGAATGTGGCTCAGAACCAACTCAGTGGGGCTCTTTCATTG
This is a stretch of genomic DNA from Argentina anserina chromosome 4, drPotAnse1.1, whole genome shotgun sequence. It encodes these proteins:
- the LOC126792461 gene encoding uncharacterized protein LOC126792461, whose amino-acid sequence is MLKTRRGGTGPKQRSEVERRNWKVWRQQVMLLRSRRERGRRGRRSASGSRRFQKNSPLLIWDSPVVERSFYVGVSSLEEGLPASQCCTFRGSVAKLDVRTGAVIWRTYMLPDNGGRLNGYSGAAVWGSSPSIDVLRRHVYVATGNLYTAPPEVLECQERQNNQTGTPTQPDQCTGPDIHFNSILALDLVTGRIVWSRQLGGYDIFYFACLIPNNPDCPPGPNDDADFGEAPMMLTIRPNRTRRDVVVAVQKSGFAWALDSNDGNIVWFKSAGPGSNEGGGIWGAATDGKRVYTNIANGQRQRFTLAPSNLTTTAGAWVALDSDTGKILWTTANPSNDSALGPVTVANGIVFAGSIASNGPLYAMNATTGEILWSTITGASIYGGVSASYGCIYLGNGYTVGLAKFHPTWTGGTSLFALCVV
- the LOC126792765 gene encoding protein IQ-DOMAIN 29-like is translated as MGKTPGKWIKNLLLGKKSSKGKEKSASKRETVVSSKLSVPEFTVSAPVISPPLVETVVTSRGVESEIRAAAEVPNGEITLALAKEDGQTQDMSSSGSQEPQRIKREKAATKAQSAYRGYVARRAYRTLKGIIRLQALIRGHLVRRQAVSTLLCVQGIVKFQALIRGQHVRKSDIGVAVHRIYQGDTCFDYSGVSASSQVERLSKYAFAQKLLASLPTAIPLRLQYEPEDPNSSLVWLDRWTRSCFWEPVLQLKKKPDLKTRGKYKKIQTVETEPAKPKRTVRRLSNENGPTRVTSDSEKPKQNMRKVSTHPVNSVQGHQQNGVEKVKSNVRKVSGPKEVSNCKVSDPKKVSNSREEISGQAEKVCDPEEVPSEVVKEIPKHGTETIIVPAALDDSEPCTSEISPKMEQVDVADPKQSDLEKCMELTPTNETLQSLGDHSSGDMQSMENNGKGEEVQALNEVLTSDNFISNEDQKTSLRRASLPVMFEHQENGVQTTPRVPSYMAPTESARARLKGQGSPRFARDMVEKNLLTRRHSLSSSTNTKLSLLSPRAQKLVQGKGVIRTDRSFSSSRDGFDKGIQPEWRR